One stretch of Motilibacter rhizosphaerae DNA includes these proteins:
- a CDS encoding SDR family oxidoreductase: MRTPSRFDLTGRVVLVTGGTAGIGRATAKLLHRKGATVVVCGRHEGRLQETVAELPGTHGIRADTTVPEDRASLLAEVLERHGRLDALVLNAGQGWAGLVEDMPAEDVERVIAVNLTATVQLARAALPALLADGGGDLVVMSSIAAWSQVPPLTVYCATKAGVQGFARGLRREVSGRGVRVHTVNPVAVRTEWLARGHGYEPSSDADAHPRLSPGIPPSLVARAVARTLRSPWSREVSVPRISGLARLGEVPPVDKALDIALSRIPGGIEGFADQMVGPRVSRRGEERP, from the coding sequence GTGAGGACGCCGTCCCGGTTCGACCTCACCGGCCGCGTCGTCCTCGTCACCGGCGGGACCGCGGGGATCGGCCGGGCCACGGCCAAGCTGCTGCACCGCAAGGGCGCGACGGTCGTCGTGTGCGGCCGGCACGAGGGGCGCCTCCAGGAGACGGTGGCCGAGCTGCCGGGGACGCACGGCATCCGTGCCGACACCACGGTGCCGGAGGACCGCGCGTCGCTGCTCGCCGAGGTCCTCGAGCGCCACGGGCGGCTGGACGCGCTCGTGCTCAACGCCGGCCAGGGCTGGGCGGGCCTCGTCGAGGACATGCCGGCCGAGGACGTCGAGCGCGTCATCGCGGTCAACCTCACGGCGACGGTCCAGCTCGCCCGGGCGGCGCTGCCGGCGCTGCTCGCCGACGGCGGCGGGGACCTCGTCGTCATGTCGAGCATCGCGGCGTGGTCCCAGGTCCCGCCGCTCACCGTCTACTGCGCGACCAAGGCCGGCGTGCAGGGCTTCGCCCGCGGGCTGCGCCGCGAGGTGTCGGGGCGCGGGGTCCGCGTGCACACCGTCAACCCGGTGGCCGTCCGCACCGAGTGGCTCGCCCGCGGCCACGGCTACGAGCCGAGCAGCGACGCCGACGCCCACCCGCGGCTGTCGCCCGGCATCCCGCCGTCGCTGGTCGCCCGCGCCGTGGCCCGTACGCTGCGCAGCCCCTGGTCGCGCGAGGTGTCGGTGCCCCGGATCAGCGGGCTCGCCCGGCTCGGCGAGGTGCCGCCCGTCGACAAGGCGCTCGACATCGCGCTCTCGCGCATCCCCGGCGGGATCGAGGGCTTCGCCGACCAGATGGTCGGCCCCAGGGTGTCGCGCCGGGGGGAGGAGCGGCCGTGA
- a CDS encoding DUF1990 family protein: MSGLRLRRPSRAALVRLLARQSGQPLTYEHQGISLEAAPVLPAGWGVSSASRTVGSGDAVWQAARAALDGWAAHAAVGVVLEPERPPLRVGQEVVVVAGLRWGAVVAACRIVRVVDEPDAYGFAYGTLPLHPEVGEEGFVVRRELRPDGSTGEVSVHVRAVSRAVALPARLAPPLARLVIAGYVRGYLRGLAQAAGVSARSEGRSR; this comes from the coding sequence GTGAGCGGACTGCGCCTGCGGCGCCCCTCGCGCGCCGCGCTCGTCCGGCTGCTCGCGAGGCAGTCCGGCCAGCCGCTGACCTACGAGCACCAGGGGATCAGCCTCGAGGCGGCCCCCGTCCTGCCCGCGGGCTGGGGCGTCAGCAGCGCGTCACGGACCGTCGGCTCCGGCGACGCGGTCTGGCAGGCCGCCCGGGCCGCCCTCGACGGCTGGGCCGCGCACGCCGCGGTCGGGGTCGTGCTCGAGCCGGAGCGCCCGCCGCTGCGCGTCGGCCAGGAGGTCGTCGTCGTGGCCGGGCTGCGCTGGGGCGCGGTCGTCGCCGCCTGCCGCATCGTGCGCGTCGTCGACGAGCCCGACGCGTACGGCTTCGCCTACGGCACCCTGCCCCTGCACCCCGAGGTGGGGGAGGAGGGCTTCGTCGTGCGCCGCGAGCTGCGCCCCGACGGCAGCACGGGTGAGGTCAGCGTGCACGTCCGCGCGGTCTCCCGCGCCGTGGCGCTGCCCGCCCGGCTGGCGCCGCCGCTGGCGCGCCTCGTCATCGCCGGCTACGTGCGGGGCTACCTGCGCGGGCTGGCTCAGGCGGCGGGGGTCTCCGCGAGGTCGGAGGGGCGCAGCCGGTAG
- a CDS encoding GNAT family N-acetyltransferase — translation MTDVISTERLVLRPWTPDDAEAALAVFGDASVARWLTPAMSAPADVEQMREHLERWAAEQAGLETPRGRWAVERAADGVVVGGMELRPLPPYDEDIEIGWQLAPGHWGQGYATEAARAVAQYAFSEAVEEVFAVVRPSNERATAVARRLGMEWVGETDKYYGLVLQVYRLRPSDLAETPAA, via the coding sequence GTGACCGACGTGATCTCCACCGAGCGCCTGGTCCTGCGTCCCTGGACGCCCGACGACGCCGAGGCCGCGCTGGCGGTGTTCGGCGACGCCTCGGTGGCCCGCTGGCTGACCCCCGCGATGTCCGCTCCCGCCGACGTCGAGCAGATGCGCGAGCACCTCGAGCGCTGGGCCGCCGAGCAGGCCGGGCTGGAGACGCCGCGCGGGCGCTGGGCCGTCGAGCGGGCCGCGGACGGCGTGGTCGTCGGCGGCATGGAGCTCCGCCCGCTCCCGCCGTACGACGAGGACATCGAGATCGGCTGGCAGCTCGCCCCGGGGCACTGGGGCCAGGGCTACGCCACCGAGGCCGCCCGCGCCGTGGCGCAGTACGCGTTCTCCGAGGCCGTCGAGGAGGTCTTCGCCGTCGTGCGCCCCTCCAACGAGCGCGCGACCGCCGTCGCCCGCCGCCTCGGCATGGAGTGGGTCGGCGAGACCGACAAGTACTACGGCCTCGTCCTGCAGGTCTACCGGCTGCGCCCCTCCGACCTCGCGGAGACCCCCGCCGCCTGA
- a CDS encoding family 20 glycosylhydrolase, translating to MTTLPLVPLPRTVVETGTPLPLTPGEPRLALPEGWDRAGAYAVELLAGRSVALTVELADLVGEAHELRTGPEGIEVRAGAEVGAFRALTTLAQLLDVAGDALPGVEVADEPRFPHRGVMLDVARHWLSPDEVCRFVDLAAAYKLDVLHLHLTDDQGWRLPVPEWPALAEVGGRGAVGGDPARAYAPEELARIVQHAADRFVTVVPETDMPGHTNAALAACPELNPDGVAPAPRTDTEVGYSSLDVRSETTWAFVRDVLAAAAAAFPGAPLHIGGDETLETPHDDYVAFVARASGAVTALGRRLVVWEEAAAAVLPPGSLVQVWHRGTEGARAAQAAVAQGCGLVLSPADRTYLDLKYDEGFPLGLTWAGTLPLRQAYDWDPVTLLDGVDPAAVEGVEAALWSETLRTLADVETMALPRLLATAEVGWSAQERRDWAGFRERVAACSPGWTRRGRHWHPADGVDWPAAPPRPPGLPGGTGPATGRLPA from the coding sequence GTGACGACCCTCCCGCTCGTCCCGCTGCCCCGCACCGTCGTCGAGACGGGCACGCCGCTGCCGCTGACCCCGGGCGAGCCGCGCCTGGCGCTGCCCGAGGGCTGGGACCGCGCCGGCGCGTACGCCGTGGAGCTGCTCGCCGGCCGCAGCGTCGCGCTCACCGTCGAGCTGGCGGACCTGGTCGGCGAGGCGCACGAGCTGCGCACCGGTCCGGAGGGCATCGAGGTGCGCGCGGGCGCCGAGGTCGGGGCCTTCCGCGCGCTGACGACGCTCGCGCAGCTGCTGGACGTCGCCGGCGACGCGCTGCCCGGGGTGGAGGTCGCCGACGAGCCGCGCTTCCCCCACCGCGGGGTCATGCTCGACGTCGCCCGGCACTGGCTCAGCCCCGACGAGGTCTGCCGCTTCGTCGACCTCGCCGCGGCGTACAAGCTCGACGTGCTGCACCTGCACCTCACCGACGACCAGGGCTGGCGGCTGCCGGTGCCCGAGTGGCCCGCTCTCGCGGAGGTCGGCGGGCGCGGCGCGGTGGGCGGGGACCCGGCACGCGCGTACGCGCCGGAGGAGCTCGCGCGCATCGTGCAGCACGCCGCCGACCGCTTCGTCACGGTCGTGCCCGAGACCGACATGCCGGGCCACACCAACGCGGCGTTGGCTGCCTGCCCGGAGCTGAACCCCGACGGCGTCGCGCCCGCACCGCGGACCGACACCGAGGTGGGCTACAGCTCGCTCGACGTGCGGTCGGAGACCACGTGGGCGTTCGTCCGCGACGTGCTCGCCGCGGCCGCGGCCGCCTTCCCCGGCGCCCCGCTGCACATCGGGGGCGACGAGACGCTGGAGACCCCGCACGACGACTACGTGGCCTTCGTCGCCCGGGCGAGCGGGGCCGTGACCGCCCTCGGGCGCCGGCTCGTCGTCTGGGAGGAGGCAGCGGCGGCCGTCCTGCCGCCGGGCTCGCTGGTGCAGGTCTGGCACCGCGGCACGGAGGGCGCCCGGGCCGCGCAGGCCGCCGTCGCCCAGGGCTGCGGGCTGGTGCTGTCGCCGGCCGACCGGACCTACCTCGACCTCAAGTACGACGAGGGCTTCCCGCTCGGCCTGACCTGGGCCGGGACGCTGCCGCTGCGGCAGGCCTACGACTGGGACCCGGTCACCCTGCTCGACGGCGTCGACCCGGCCGCGGTCGAGGGCGTCGAGGCGGCGCTCTGGAGCGAGACGCTGCGCACGCTGGCGGACGTGGAGACGATGGCGCTGCCGCGGCTGCTCGCCACCGCCGAGGTCGGGTGGTCGGCGCAGGAGCGTCGCGACTGGGCAGGGTTCCGCGAGCGGGTGGCGGCCTGCTCCCCCGGCTGGACGCGGCGCGGCCGGCACTGGCACCCGGCGGACGGGGTCGACTGGCCGGCTGCCCCGCCAAGACCGCCCGGACTGCCCGGAGGCACCGGGCCCGCGACCGGTAGATTGCCCGCGTGA
- a CDS encoding FeoC-like transcriptional regulator has protein sequence MSSPTALRQVLLEVRGAAGGGVRLDDVARRVGASVAEVSAMVDYWVRKGALVAEPLAGGCPDGGCGTCPSGEGDAPGCGSPGPAVGPVAISIARRP, from the coding sequence ATGAGCTCCCCGACCGCGCTGCGCCAGGTGCTCCTCGAGGTGCGCGGTGCCGCCGGCGGCGGGGTCCGCCTCGACGACGTCGCCCGCCGCGTCGGCGCCTCCGTCGCCGAGGTCTCGGCGATGGTCGACTACTGGGTGCGCAAGGGCGCGCTCGTCGCCGAGCCGCTGGCCGGCGGCTGTCCTGACGGGGGCTGCGGCACCTGCCCGTCCGGCGAGGGCGACGCGCCGGGCTGCGGCAGTCCCGGCCCTGCGGTCGGACCGGTCGCGATCTCCATCGCCCGCCGGCCGTGA
- the feoB gene encoding ferrous iron transport protein B has protein sequence MASPTLLPVAGTSTPQHAPAHHHAQGPTASCCPAPPRAEAGAVATVVLVGNPNVGKSTLFNVLTGASQTVGNWPGKTVHVAEGTWRPDGSSGTKLTVVDLPGTYSLVPASPDEELTRDLLAGSAERPDLAVVAVDCSNLARNLYLLSQVLDTGVPVVVALTMTDVAAARGSAVDAAAFARAVGVPAVVVRPRERVGTTELGTAVLLALAARSVPRPSDLGADVEAELAPLTAELGSRWAAVEALSGDDPAAAPARTRLVERAEAEQVDLDPELAGLLDAETLVAERRYAWAHAVLGQVQPGAAGHTTTWTDRIDRVLTSRWAGVPVFLAVMWAVFTATTRLAAPMQAGLQSLLDGPVHRGVVWALDTTHVTAPVLRGLVLDGLVSGVGQLLTFVPLMAVMFVVLALLEDSGYMARAAFVVDRLMRLVGLPGRAFLPLIVGFGCNVPALAGTRILPNARDRLLIGMLIPYVTCSARLTVYVLLANVFFGRAAGSVVFAMYLVSILLVVVMGLLLRRTLFRDTAREPLVLELPPYRRPTLRVIGRSSWVKVRGFLRTAGGVIVATVTAVWLLSSIPLAASAGSGLGSVSIEQSAFGRGSQALAPVFAPAGFGDWHAASALITGFVAKEAVVATQAQTYAAAEPTDMHQAGALGSQLRASFEASSGGHLTPAVLAFMVFLLAYTPCMATVAAQRAEIGMRLTLIGMGMQLAVAWGLAVAVFQLGRLVL, from the coding sequence GTGGCGTCGCCCACCCTGCTCCCCGTCGCGGGGACGAGCACCCCCCAGCACGCGCCGGCGCACCACCACGCGCAGGGCCCGACGGCCTCCTGCTGCCCGGCGCCTCCGCGCGCCGAGGCCGGCGCGGTCGCGACGGTCGTGCTCGTCGGCAACCCCAACGTCGGCAAGTCGACGCTGTTCAACGTGCTCACCGGCGCCTCCCAGACGGTGGGCAACTGGCCGGGCAAGACGGTCCACGTCGCGGAGGGCACCTGGCGCCCGGACGGGAGCAGCGGCACCAAGCTCACCGTGGTCGACCTGCCGGGCACCTACAGCCTGGTCCCGGCCTCGCCCGACGAGGAGCTGACCCGGGACCTGCTGGCCGGCAGTGCGGAGCGGCCGGACCTCGCGGTCGTCGCCGTGGACTGCTCGAACCTCGCGCGCAACCTCTACCTGCTCTCCCAGGTCCTCGACACCGGCGTGCCGGTGGTCGTCGCCCTCACCATGACCGACGTCGCCGCCGCCCGCGGGTCGGCCGTCGACGCCGCCGCCTTCGCCCGGGCGGTCGGCGTCCCCGCCGTCGTCGTGCGGCCGCGCGAGCGCGTCGGCACCACCGAGCTCGGGACGGCCGTCCTCCTCGCGCTCGCCGCCCGCAGCGTGCCGCGCCCCAGCGACCTCGGCGCGGACGTCGAGGCCGAGCTGGCCCCGTTGACCGCCGAGCTCGGCAGCCGCTGGGCGGCGGTCGAGGCGCTGAGCGGGGACGACCCCGCCGCCGCGCCGGCCCGTACGCGGCTGGTCGAGCGCGCGGAGGCCGAGCAGGTCGACCTCGACCCCGAGCTGGCCGGGCTGCTCGATGCGGAGACGCTGGTCGCCGAGCGCCGCTACGCGTGGGCGCACGCCGTCCTCGGGCAGGTCCAGCCGGGCGCGGCCGGGCACACCACGACCTGGACCGACCGCATCGACCGCGTGCTCACCTCGCGCTGGGCGGGCGTCCCCGTCTTCCTCGCCGTCATGTGGGCGGTCTTCACCGCGACCACGCGGCTCGCCGCGCCGATGCAGGCCGGGCTGCAGTCGCTGCTCGACGGACCGGTGCACCGCGGCGTGGTGTGGGCCCTGGACACCACGCACGTGACGGCGCCCGTCCTGCGCGGGCTCGTGCTCGACGGGCTCGTGTCGGGCGTCGGGCAGCTGCTGACCTTCGTCCCGCTGATGGCGGTGATGTTCGTCGTCCTCGCGCTGCTCGAGGACTCGGGCTACATGGCGCGCGCGGCGTTCGTCGTCGACCGGCTCATGCGCCTCGTCGGCCTGCCCGGCCGCGCGTTCCTGCCGCTCATCGTCGGCTTCGGCTGCAACGTCCCCGCGCTCGCCGGGACGCGGATCCTGCCCAACGCACGCGACCGGCTGCTCATCGGCATGCTCATCCCCTACGTCACCTGCAGCGCGCGGCTCACGGTCTACGTGCTGCTGGCCAACGTGTTCTTCGGGAGGGCCGCGGGCTCGGTGGTCTTCGCGATGTACCTCGTGTCGATCCTCCTCGTGGTCGTCATGGGGCTGCTGCTGCGCCGCACGCTGTTCCGCGACACGGCGCGCGAGCCGCTCGTGCTCGAGCTGCCGCCCTACCGCCGCCCCACGCTGCGCGTGATCGGCCGCTCCTCCTGGGTCAAGGTCCGCGGCTTCCTGCGCACCGCCGGCGGCGTCATCGTCGCGACCGTCACGGCCGTGTGGCTGCTCTCCTCGATCCCCCTCGCCGCCTCGGCGGGCTCCGGTCTCGGCTCGGTGAGCATCGAGCAGAGCGCCTTCGGGCGCGGGTCGCAGGCCCTGGCCCCCGTCTTCGCCCCCGCCGGCTTCGGCGACTGGCACGCGGCCTCCGCGCTGATCACGGGCTTCGTGGCCAAGGAGGCCGTGGTCGCGACCCAGGCGCAGACCTACGCCGCGGCCGAGCCGACCGACATGCACCAGGCCGGTGCGCTGGGCAGCCAGCTGCGCGCGAGCTTCGAGGCCAGCTCCGGCGGCCACCTCACCCCCGCGGTGCTCGCCTTCATGGTCTTCCTCCTCGCCTACACCCCCTGCATGGCGACGGTCGCGGCGCAGCGCGCCGAGATCGGGATGCGGCTCACGCTGATCGGCATGGGCATGCAGCTCGCCGTCGCGTGGGGCCTCGCGGTCGCGGTCTTCCAGCTCGGGCGGCTGGTCCTATGA
- a CDS encoding FeoA family protein, which yields MTRNLSDCDPGDACTLRRVLGPRPQARRLLELGLVPGTALRVVARGATGGLLVAAGTARVAVDATVARLLVVDAPAAA from the coding sequence GTGACCCGCAACCTCTCGGACTGCGACCCGGGCGACGCGTGCACCCTGCGCCGCGTGCTCGGCCCCCGCCCCCAGGCGCGTCGCCTGCTCGAGCTCGGGCTGGTGCCGGGGACCGCGCTGCGGGTCGTGGCGCGCGGAGCCACCGGTGGCCTCCTGGTCGCGGCCGGGACGGCGCGCGTCGCGGTCGACGCGACGGTGGCCCGCCTGCTGGTCGTCGACGCTCCCGCCGCCGCCTGA
- the pgm gene encoding phosphoglucomutase (alpha-D-glucose-1,6-bisphosphate-dependent) has protein sequence MASDRAGQPAAPEDLVDVARLVTAYYTEHPDPSVPEQRVAFGTSGHRGSSLKTAFNDDHIAATSQAIVEYRAGQGIDGPLFLGKDTHALSDPAWSTALEVFAANGVTVLVDPSDRYTTTPAVSHAILRHNATGPAHRADGVVVTPSHNPPADGGFKYNPPDGGPAGSDITGWIQDRANEILRAGMEGVRRIPLARARAAETTGTYDFLTAYVDDLPAVLDIDAIRSAGVRIGADPLGGASVDYWGAVAERHRLDLTVVNPLVDPTWRFMTLDWDGKIRMDCSSPSAMASLISRRSEFQIATGNDADSDRHGIVTPDAGLMNPNHYLAVAIAYLYAHRPDWPAQAGIGKTLVSSSMIDRVAADLGRTLVEVPVGFKWFVPGLFDGSVAFGGEESAGASFLRRDGSVWTTDKDGMLLALLASEIQAVTGSSPSEHYRGLTERFGTPAYARVDAAASREEKAVLAKLSPEQVTATEVAGEPITGILTTAPGNGAAIGGLKVTTESGWFAARPSGTEDVYKIYAESFRGEEHLAEIQSSAREVVSAALGSAS, from the coding sequence ATGGCATCCGATCGCGCCGGTCAGCCGGCTGCTCCCGAGGACCTGGTCGACGTCGCGCGGCTGGTGACGGCGTACTACACCGAGCACCCCGACCCCTCGGTGCCGGAGCAGCGGGTGGCCTTCGGCACGTCCGGGCACCGCGGCTCGTCGCTGAAGACCGCCTTCAACGACGACCACATCGCGGCGACCTCGCAGGCGATCGTGGAGTACCGCGCCGGGCAGGGGATCGACGGCCCGCTGTTCCTGGGCAAGGACACGCACGCCCTCTCGGACCCGGCGTGGTCGACGGCGCTCGAGGTGTTCGCCGCCAACGGCGTGACCGTGCTGGTCGACCCGAGCGACCGCTACACGACGACGCCCGCCGTCTCGCACGCGATCCTGCGGCACAACGCGACCGGGCCCGCCCACCGCGCCGACGGCGTCGTCGTCACGCCCTCGCACAACCCGCCGGCCGACGGCGGCTTCAAGTACAACCCCCCGGACGGCGGCCCGGCCGGCAGCGACATCACCGGCTGGATCCAGGACCGCGCCAACGAGATCCTCCGCGCCGGCATGGAGGGCGTGCGCCGCATCCCGCTGGCCCGGGCCCGCGCCGCCGAGACCACCGGGACGTACGACTTCCTCACGGCGTACGTCGACGACCTGCCCGCCGTGCTCGACATCGACGCGATCCGCAGCGCCGGTGTCCGCATCGGTGCCGACCCGCTCGGCGGCGCCTCCGTCGACTACTGGGGCGCGGTGGCCGAGCGCCACCGGCTCGACCTCACCGTCGTCAACCCGCTCGTCGACCCGACCTGGCGCTTCATGACGCTCGACTGGGACGGCAAGATCCGCATGGACTGCTCGTCGCCCTCGGCGATGGCGTCGCTGATCTCGCGGCGCTCGGAGTTCCAGATCGCCACCGGCAACGACGCCGACAGCGACCGCCACGGCATCGTGACCCCGGATGCCGGGCTGATGAACCCCAACCACTACCTCGCGGTCGCCATCGCCTACCTGTACGCGCACCGACCCGACTGGCCCGCGCAGGCGGGGATCGGCAAGACGCTCGTCTCCTCCTCGATGATCGACCGCGTGGCCGCCGACCTCGGGCGCACGCTCGTCGAGGTGCCGGTCGGCTTCAAGTGGTTCGTGCCGGGGCTGTTCGACGGGTCGGTCGCCTTCGGCGGCGAGGAGAGCGCGGGCGCGTCGTTCCTGCGCCGGGACGGCTCGGTGTGGACCACGGACAAGGACGGCATGCTGCTCGCGCTGCTCGCCTCGGAGATCCAGGCGGTCACCGGCTCCTCGCCCTCCGAGCACTACCGCGGCCTCACGGAGCGCTTCGGCACCCCGGCGTACGCGCGGGTCGACGCCGCGGCGTCGCGCGAGGAGAAGGCCGTGCTCGCCAAGCTCTCGCCGGAGCAGGTGACCGCGACGGAGGTGGCCGGCGAGCCCATCACCGGCATCCTCACGACCGCTCCCGGCAACGGCGCGGCGATCGGCGGGCTGAAGGTCACCACGGAGTCGGGGTGGTTCGCGGCCCGGCCGTCCGGCACGGAGGACGTCTACAAGATCTACGCGGAGAGCTTCCGCGGCGAGGAGCACCTCGCCGAGATCCAGTCCTCGGCGCGGGAGGTCGTGAGCGCGGCGCTGGGCAGCGCCTCCTAG
- a CDS encoding NADPH:quinone reductase, with the protein MRAITYSRTGGSDVLQLTERPVPEPGPGEVRVRVAYSGVNPTDWKAREGGGPGQPLKFPEQVPDQDGSGVVDAVGPGAGRTVGERVWLWECAWQRAEGTAQEHVVVPADHAVPLPDGASLELGASLGIPAMTAHRALSLAEGAPAQLSPGALEGRTVLVQGGAGAVGNAAIQLARWAGARVVTTVSGPDKARLAERAGAHLVVNYKEEDVVAAVRGFAAGGVDVVVEVAPSANAEKDAQLLARGAVVAIYANDGGDEFPLAVRQLLSSNSRWQFVLVYTIPEQAKIDAVAAVSAAVADGALGVGDERGLPLHVLPLERIGEAHDAVAQGRVGKVLVEVGGSAVAG; encoded by the coding sequence ATGCGCGCGATCACGTACTCCCGCACCGGCGGCTCCGACGTCCTCCAGCTGACCGAGCGCCCGGTGCCCGAGCCGGGACCCGGCGAGGTGCGGGTGCGCGTCGCGTACTCCGGCGTCAACCCGACCGACTGGAAGGCGCGCGAGGGCGGAGGCCCGGGCCAGCCGCTGAAGTTCCCCGAGCAGGTGCCGGACCAGGACGGCTCCGGCGTCGTCGACGCGGTCGGTCCCGGCGCCGGGCGGACCGTCGGGGAGCGCGTGTGGCTCTGGGAGTGCGCCTGGCAGCGGGCCGAGGGCACCGCGCAGGAGCACGTCGTCGTCCCCGCGGACCACGCGGTCCCGCTGCCCGACGGCGCGTCGCTCGAGCTGGGGGCCAGCCTCGGCATCCCGGCGATGACGGCGCACCGCGCGCTGAGCCTCGCCGAGGGCGCGCCCGCGCAGCTCTCACCGGGCGCGCTGGAGGGCCGCACGGTCCTCGTGCAGGGCGGCGCCGGGGCGGTCGGCAACGCGGCGATCCAGCTCGCCCGCTGGGCGGGTGCGCGGGTCGTGACGACCGTGAGCGGGCCGGACAAGGCGCGCCTCGCCGAGCGGGCCGGCGCGCACCTCGTCGTCAACTACAAGGAGGAGGACGTCGTCGCCGCGGTGCGCGGCTTCGCCGCTGGCGGCGTCGACGTGGTCGTCGAGGTCGCCCCGAGCGCGAACGCCGAGAAGGACGCGCAGCTGCTGGCGCGCGGCGCCGTCGTCGCGATCTACGCCAACGACGGCGGGGACGAGTTCCCCCTGGCCGTCCGCCAGCTGCTCTCCTCGAACAGCCGCTGGCAGTTCGTCCTCGTCTACACGATCCCCGAGCAGGCCAAGATCGACGCCGTCGCCGCGGTGAGCGCCGCGGTCGCGGACGGGGCGCTCGGGGTCGGCGACGAGCGCGGCCTCCCGCTGCACGTGCTGCCGCTGGAGCGCATCGGCGAGGCGCACGACGCCGTCGCCCAGGGCCGCGTCGGCAAGGTGCTCGTCGAGGTGGGCGGCTCCGCGGTCGCGGGCTAG